From the Prunus dulcis chromosome 4, ALMONDv2, whole genome shotgun sequence genome, one window contains:
- the LOC117625150 gene encoding serine/threonine-protein phosphatase PP-X isozyme 2 isoform X1: MSDLDRQIEQLKKCEPLKESEVKALCLKAMEILVEESNVQRVDAPVTICGDIHGQFYDMKELFKVGGDCPKTNYLFLGDFVDRGFYSVETFLLLLALKVRYPDRITLIRGNHESRQITQVYGFYDECLRKYGSVNVWRYCTDIFDYLSLSALIENKIFSVHGGLSPAISTLDQIRTIDRKQEVPHDGAMCDLLWSDPEDIVDGWGLSPRGAGFLFGGSVVSSFNHANNIDYICRAHQLVMEGYKWMFNNQIVTVWSAPNYCYRCGNVAAILELDENLNKQFRVFDAAPQESRGTPAKKPAPDYFL, translated from the exons atgtCAGACCTAGACAGGCAAATAGAGCAGCTCAAGAAGTGCGAGCCTCTCAAAGAGTCGGAGGTCAAGGCTCTCTGCCTCAAGGCCATGGAAATCCTCGTCGAAGAGAGCAACGTTCAGAGGGTCGATGCTCCTGTCACT ATTTGCGGTGACATCCATGGGCAGTTTTATGACATGAAAGAGCTTTTCAAAGTAGGAGGTGATTGCCCAAAGACTAACTACTTGTTTCTTGGAGATTTTGTTGACAGAGGATTCTATTCCGTTGAGACATTTCTACTCCTACTTGCACTCAAG GTTAGATATCCAGATCGGATAACACTTATTAGAGGAAACCACGAGAGTCGTCAAATCACGCAG GTGTATGGATTCTATGATGAGTGTCTACGAAAGTATGGATCTGTCAATGTTTGGAGATATTGCACTGATATATTTGATTACCTAAG TTTGTCAGCTCTCATTGAGAATAAGATTTTTAGCGTACATGGTGGTCTCTCTCCTGCCATTTCAACTCTGGATCAG ATACGAACAATTGACCGGAAGCAAGAAGTACCTCATGATGGTGCCATGTGTGACCTACTATGGTCAGATCCTGAAGATATCGTGGATGGTTGGGGTTTGAGTCCTCGTGGTGCTGGTTTCCTCTTTGGTGGCAGTGTTGTTTCTTCATTTAACCATGCAAACAACATTGACTATATATGTCGTGCCCATCAGTTGGTAATGGAAGGGTATAAATGGATGTTTAATAACCAGATAGTTACAGTCTGGTCAGCACCGAATTACTGTTACAG ATGTGGTAATGTAGCTGCAATTCTTGAgctggatgaaaatcttaataAGCAGTTTCGTGTCTTTGATGCTGCGCCACAG GAATCAAGAGGCACGCCTGCCAAGAAACCTGCACCAGACTACTTTCTATGA
- the LOC117625150 gene encoding serine/threonine-protein phosphatase PP-X isozyme 2 isoform X2 yields MSDLDRQIEQLKKCEPLKESEVKALCLKAMEILVEESNVQRVDAPVTICGDIHGQFYDMKELFKVGGDCPKTNYLFLGDFVDRGFYSVETFLLLLALKVRYPDRITLIRGNHESRQITQVYGFYDECLRKYGSVNVWRYCTDIFDYLSF; encoded by the exons atgtCAGACCTAGACAGGCAAATAGAGCAGCTCAAGAAGTGCGAGCCTCTCAAAGAGTCGGAGGTCAAGGCTCTCTGCCTCAAGGCCATGGAAATCCTCGTCGAAGAGAGCAACGTTCAGAGGGTCGATGCTCCTGTCACT ATTTGCGGTGACATCCATGGGCAGTTTTATGACATGAAAGAGCTTTTCAAAGTAGGAGGTGATTGCCCAAAGACTAACTACTTGTTTCTTGGAGATTTTGTTGACAGAGGATTCTATTCCGTTGAGACATTTCTACTCCTACTTGCACTCAAG GTTAGATATCCAGATCGGATAACACTTATTAGAGGAAACCACGAGAGTCGTCAAATCACGCAG GTGTATGGATTCTATGATGAGTGTCTACGAAAGTATGGATCTGTCAATGTTTGGAGATATTGCACTGATATATTTGATTACCTAAG CTTTTGA